In Callospermophilus lateralis isolate mCalLat2 unplaced genomic scaffold, mCalLat2.hap1 Scaffold_45, whole genome shotgun sequence, a single genomic region encodes these proteins:
- the LOC143388920 gene encoding uncharacterized protein C12orf71 homolog, translating to MEDSSSRSNCPDMEHSISKSISNQSVSVSYFPHEDSIECEDTVPCEELTSEGFPCHFLPPVQGGWGTKSVKRPMGRRNQIQDNPEELGEEAIIEVLDAYLGCHHEDSVGNAMSEDNQRMDQCPQRRTNQTLWDLDDLMKNLKAFLDNEKDDKDHETVVSNSQEEDLQLSNRISPHMDQVSHQEHEACQDLPPCCPPEDRDIDQFLEMPPGLEDDEIVEVSTELPHCRARHGPSVGCQVGQHGVPAPAVKQRWTPVSAQICNRRRMTVRKGAEPGKRCGENAKEQ from the coding sequence ATGGAAGACTCATCTTCCAGAAGCAACTGCCCTGACATGGAGCACAGCATTTCGAAATCCATATCCAACCAGAGTGTCTCAGTGAGCTATTTCCCTCATGAGGACAGCATTGAGTGTGAGGATACCGTACCCTGTGAAGAGTTGACTTCTGAGGGTTTTCCCTGCCACTTCCTCCCTCCTGTCCAAGGGGGATGGGGAACCAAAAGTGTAAAGAGACCCATGGGGAGGCGAAATCAAATTCAGGACAACCCAGAGGAACTTGGCGAAGAAGCCATCATTGAGGTCTTGGATGCCTATCTGGGCTGCCACCATGAAGACTCAGTAGGTAATGCTATGAGTGAAGACAACCAGAGGATGGACCAGTGCCCACAGAGGAGGACCAACCAGACCCTCTGGGACCTAGATGATCTAATGAAAAATCTTAAGGCCTTTCTAGACAATGAGAAAGATGACAAGGACCATGAAACTGTGGTCTCTAATTCTCAGGAGGAAGATCTCCAGCTGTCCAACAGGATCTCTCCCCATATGGATCAGGTCAGTCATCAAGAACATGAAGCTTGTCAGGACTTACCCCCGTGTTGCCCACCAGAAGACAGAGACATTGACCAGTTTCTGGAAATGCCTCCTGGGCTTGAGGATGATGAAATTGTTGAGGTGAGCACAGAGCTGCCTCACTGCAGAGCAAGGCATGGGCCCAGTGTGGGGTGCCAGGTTGGACAGCATGGAGTCCCCGCACCTGCTGTGAAGCAGAGGTGGACCCCAGTGTCTGCGCAGATTTGCAATAGGAGAAGGATGACAGTAAGGAAAGGAGCCGAGCCGGGGAAGAGGTGTGGGGAAAATGCCAAGGAGCAGTGA